In the Apteryx mantelli isolate bAptMan1 chromosome 13, bAptMan1.hap1, whole genome shotgun sequence genome, one interval contains:
- the COX7B gene encoding cytochrome c oxidase subunit 7B, mitochondrial, whose amino-acid sequence MLPVARAALNLTARGIQRTAVRQTHRKYEPDFHDKYGNMVLIGGAVVFTAVWGYVLTQAGIEWGLSPVGRVTPKEWKE is encoded by the exons ATGCTGCCTGTAGCCAGAGCTGCCCTGAACCTTACTG CTCGTGGCATTCAGCGCACTGCAGTAAGACAAACTCATCGCAAATATGAACCTGACTTCCATGATAAATATGGCAACATGGTACTCATCGGTGGAGCTGTAGTTTTTACTGCTGTTTGGGGATat GTGTTAACACAAGCTGGAATTGAGTGGGGCTTGTCACCTGTTGGCAGAGTCACTCCAAAAGAATGGAAAGAGTAA
- the MAGT1 gene encoding magnesium transporter protein 1 isoform X2, with protein MAALPVLALLLLLLAAWGGPGAAAQKRKEMVLSEKVSQLMEWASKRSVIRMNGDKFRRLVKAPPRNYSVIVMFTALQPHRQCVVCKQADEEYQILANSWRYSSAFTNKIFFAMVDFDEGSDVFQMLNMNSAPTFINFPAKGKPKRGDTYELQVRGFAAEQLARWVADRTDVNIRVIRPPNYAGPLMLGLLLAVIGGLVYLRGSNLDFLYNKTGWAFAALCFVLAMTSGQMWNHIRGPPYAHKNPHTGQVNYIHGSSQAQFVAETHIVLLFNGGVTLGMVLLHEAATSDMDVGKRKIMCIAGIGLVVLFFSWLLSVFRSKYHGYPYSFLMS; from the exons ATGGCGGCGCTGCCGGtgctggcgctgctgctgctgctgctggcggcgtggggggggccgggggccgcggcgcagaAGCGGAAGGAG ATGGTGTTATCGGAAAAAGTGAGCCAGTTAATGGAGTGGGCTAGTAAAAGATCCGTTATCCGAATGAACGGAGACAAGTTTCGACGCCTTGTGAAGGCACCACCTAGAAATTATTCAGTGATTGTGATGTTCACTGCTCTTCAGCCTCACAGACAATGTGTTGTTTGCAA GCAAGCTGATGAGGAATACCAGATTCTGGCAAACTCCTGGCGATATTCCAGTGCATttacaaataagattttttttgccaTGGTAGATTTTGATGAAGGCTCAGATGTATTTCAAATG CTAAACATGAATTCTGCTCCAACGTTCATTAACTTTCCTGCTAAAGGGAAGCCTAAGCGGGGTGACACATATGAACTTCAGGTGCGAGGCTTTGCAGCTGAGCAGCTTGCTCGTTGGGTGGCTGACAGAACTGATGTCAAT ATTCGTGTGATAAGGCCACCAAATTATGCTGGACCACTGATGTTAGGACTGCTGCTGGCTGTCATTGGAGGCCTTGTATATTTGCGTGGAAGCAATCTGGATTTTCTGTATAACAAAACTGGCTGGGCATTTGCTGCTTTG tgttTTGTATTAGCAATGACATCAGGCCAGATGTGGAACCACATTAGAGGGCCACCATATGCTCATAAGAATCCCCACACAGGACAAGTG AACTATATCCATGGGAGCAGCCAAGCCCAATTTGTGGCAGAAACACACATTGTTCTTCTGTTTA ATGGTGGTGTTACTTTAGGAATGGTACTCCTCCATGAAGCAGCTACTTCTGACATGGATGTGGGTAAACGAAAAA TCATGTGTATTGCTGGTATTGGCTTGGTGGTGTTGTTCTTCAGTTGGTTACTCTCTGTCTTCAGATCTAAATACCATGGCTACCCATACAG CTTCCTGATGAGTTAA
- the MAGT1 gene encoding magnesium transporter protein 1 isoform X1, which yields MAALPVLALLLLLLAAWGGPGAAAQKRKEMVLSEKVSQLMEWASKRSVIRMNGDKFRRLVKAPPRNYSVIVMFTALQPHRQCVVCKQADEEYQILANSWRYSSAFTNKIFFAMVDFDEGSDVFQMLNMNSAPTFINFPAKGKPKRGDTYELQVRGFAAEQLARWVADRTDVNIRVIRPPNYAGPLMLGLLLAVIGGLVYLRGSNLDFLYNKTGWAFAALCFVLAMTSGQMWNHIRGPPYAHKNPHTGQVNYIHGSSQAQFVAETHIVLLFSILLRCMRLKQHS from the exons ATGGCGGCGCTGCCGGtgctggcgctgctgctgctgctgctggcggcgtggggggggccgggggccgcggcgcagaAGCGGAAGGAG ATGGTGTTATCGGAAAAAGTGAGCCAGTTAATGGAGTGGGCTAGTAAAAGATCCGTTATCCGAATGAACGGAGACAAGTTTCGACGCCTTGTGAAGGCACCACCTAGAAATTATTCAGTGATTGTGATGTTCACTGCTCTTCAGCCTCACAGACAATGTGTTGTTTGCAA GCAAGCTGATGAGGAATACCAGATTCTGGCAAACTCCTGGCGATATTCCAGTGCATttacaaataagattttttttgccaTGGTAGATTTTGATGAAGGCTCAGATGTATTTCAAATG CTAAACATGAATTCTGCTCCAACGTTCATTAACTTTCCTGCTAAAGGGAAGCCTAAGCGGGGTGACACATATGAACTTCAGGTGCGAGGCTTTGCAGCTGAGCAGCTTGCTCGTTGGGTGGCTGACAGAACTGATGTCAAT ATTCGTGTGATAAGGCCACCAAATTATGCTGGACCACTGATGTTAGGACTGCTGCTGGCTGTCATTGGAGGCCTTGTATATTTGCGTGGAAGCAATCTGGATTTTCTGTATAACAAAACTGGCTGGGCATTTGCTGCTTTG tgttTTGTATTAGCAATGACATCAGGCCAGATGTGGAACCACATTAGAGGGCCACCATATGCTCATAAGAATCCCCACACAGGACAAGTG AACTATATCCATGGGAGCAGCCAAGCCCAATTTGTGGCAGAAACACACATTGTTCTTCTGTTTAGTATCCTTCTTAGATGCATGCG CCTTAAACAGCATTCATAG